A window of the Candidatus Brocadiaceae bacterium genome harbors these coding sequences:
- a CDS encoding RnfABCDGE type electron transport complex subunit B, whose amino-acid sequence MEILLGAVITLGILGMVFGLGLAIASDAFAVKVDPRIENINEVLPGANCGACGQPGCSGFAQAVVEGKAPVSGCTVGQAAVTQLVANIMGVEFESKERVYSVVMCNARGVKNKFVYDGVKDCRAANLVGGGFFGCDYGCLGLGTCVKACKFEAMYMGEDNLPKVIEERCTGCGMCASACPRKIISILPESKMVHVRCRSLDKGAVARKICQTSCISCKKCEKICPYDAVHVENNLAVIDYGKCTSCGKCVEGCPNQTIINFSRKRSLFRHTVTV is encoded by the coding sequence ATGGAAATACTTTTGGGAGCAGTAATTACTTTGGGAATATTAGGAATGGTTTTTGGCTTGGGTCTGGCCATAGCGTCTGATGCCTTTGCCGTGAAAGTAGATCCTCGTATTGAGAACATTAATGAGGTGCTTCCCGGAGCGAATTGTGGTGCGTGCGGTCAGCCTGGCTGTAGTGGTTTTGCCCAGGCAGTGGTGGAGGGTAAGGCTCCGGTTTCAGGTTGTACCGTAGGCCAGGCAGCCGTAACACAACTTGTTGCAAATATTATGGGTGTCGAATTTGAAAGTAAAGAACGAGTCTACTCTGTTGTAATGTGTAATGCCAGGGGTGTTAAAAACAAGTTTGTTTACGATGGTGTTAAAGACTGCCGCGCAGCAAATCTGGTTGGCGGTGGTTTTTTTGGCTGTGACTATGGTTGTCTCGGGCTGGGCACTTGCGTTAAGGCTTGTAAATTTGAGGCAATGTATATGGGAGAAGATAATCTTCCCAAGGTGATCGAGGAGCGTTGTACCGGTTGTGGAATGTGTGCTTCCGCTTGCCCCAGAAAAATCATTAGCATATTACCGGAGTCGAAAATGGTACATGTCCGGTGCAGGTCTCTGGATAAAGGCGCTGTTGCAAGGAAGATTTGTCAGACATCCTGTATTTCTTGTAAAAAATGTGAGAAAATCTGTCCCTATGATGCGGTTCATGTGGAAAACAATCTTGCCGTCATTGATTATGGCAAGTGTACCTCCTGTGGAAAATGTGTTGAAGGTTGCCCTAACCAGACAATTATCAATTTTTCAAGAAAAAGAAGTCTTTTCCGGCACACGGTAACCGTATAA
- a CDS encoding 16S rRNA (uracil(1498)-N(3))-methyltransferase: MHQNRFFIPCVPPTVSEIWIEGKEAHHIVHVKRVLPGSTITLFDGKGAEYSAKVIEISGRKLKVSVGLPQLTDREAHINITIAFSIPKGKKADFLIQKCSELGIKTLIPLHCERSVVDIRNKYAEKLSRWNKIAVEASKQCKRNMITGIEGVMTLDDMAKIVYNYDLALIASAENEVKTLKRVLSAYPAIKKILCLVGPEGGFTLVELGKAINAGCIPITMGNSILRVETAVIALSSMILYAYSRDS, from the coding sequence ATGCACCAGAATCGCTTTTTCATACCCTGTGTGCCGCCAACCGTATCTGAGATATGGATTGAGGGAAAAGAGGCCCATCACATAGTGCATGTCAAACGAGTACTGCCGGGCAGTACCATTACTCTTTTTGACGGCAAAGGGGCCGAATATTCTGCAAAGGTAATTGAAATTTCAGGCAGAAAACTGAAGGTTTCTGTTGGGCTCCCTCAGTTGACCGATCGGGAAGCACACATCAATATAACCATAGCATTCTCCATACCAAAAGGGAAAAAAGCTGATTTTCTCATTCAAAAATGTTCCGAATTGGGCATAAAAACTTTAATCCCTCTGCACTGTGAGCGCAGTGTTGTTGATATACGGAATAAATATGCCGAAAAGCTGTCACGATGGAATAAGATAGCGGTTGAAGCGTCCAAGCAATGTAAAAGGAATATGATTACTGGTATTGAAGGTGTGATGACTCTCGATGACATGGCAAAAATTGTTTACAATTATGATCTTGCGCTAATCGCAAGCGCGGAGAATGAGGTGAAAACGCTGAAAAGGGTTTTGAGTGCATATCCGGCAATCAAGAAAATTCTTTGTCTTGTCGGTCCCGAAGGCGGTTTTACTCTTGTTGAATTGGGCAAGGCGATAAATGCTGGTTGCATTCCCATCACAATGGGTAATTCAATTTTGAGAGTTGAAACTGCGGTTATAGCCCTTTCTTCTATGATCCTCTATGCGTATTCTCGTGATAGTTGA
- a CDS encoding cytochrome c: MKPKVLLGKVGLWGATALSGAAIMLGAVPVTAFAVDIPTEITEEGKKVYKNYCSACHGEEGAGDGPLARSMLPKPRNFTRGAYKFRSTPSGSLPTDEDIFRTITYGVPNSTMIPWDILSDEQRASVIPVLKSFSEAFEYREPEPSVDVGLQIRPTERTLLEGKRIYEEKLECWKCHGVEGRGDGPSAAEQEDDFGFPIKPFDFTTGKFKGGSSPVDVYLRFTTGLNGTPMPSFAKELTDEERWYLTHYVLSLVKPEDCGREQ; encoded by the coding sequence ATGAAACCTAAAGTTTTGTTAGGTAAAGTTGGTTTATGGGGGGCGACTGCGTTGTCGGGGGCCGCAATCATGTTGGGCGCCGTTCCGGTAACAGCATTTGCTGTGGACATTCCAACTGAAATCACTGAAGAAGGAAAGAAGGTATACAAAAATTATTGTAGCGCTTGTCATGGCGAGGAAGGCGCAGGCGACGGGCCTTTAGCCCGTTCTATGCTTCCCAAACCACGTAACTTTACACGGGGCGCATACAAATTTAGATCAACTCCGAGTGGATCACTGCCAACAGATGAGGATATTTTTAGAACAATTACCTACGGGGTGCCAAATTCGACCATGATTCCGTGGGATATTTTGTCTGATGAGCAGAGGGCTTCGGTCATACCCGTTTTAAAGAGTTTTTCTGAGGCATTTGAATACAGGGAACCAGAACCTTCTGTTGATGTGGGATTGCAGATTCGGCCTACAGAAAGAACCCTTTTGGAGGGGAAAAGAATTTATGAAGAGAAATTGGAGTGCTGGAAGTGTCATGGGGTGGAAGGCCGTGGAGATGGGCCAAGCGCGGCGGAGCAGGAGGATGATTTTGGTTTTCCTATCAAACCTTTCGATTTTACCACGGGAAAGTTTAAAGGCGGAAGTTCTCCGGTTGATGTTTATCTCAGGTTTACTACGGGACTTAACGGAACACCCATGCCGTCCTTTGCCAAGGAGCTTACTGACGAAGAGAGGTGGTATTTGACCCATTATGTGCTATCGCTTGTTAAACCTGAAGACTGTGGACGTGAACAATAG
- a CDS encoding hydroxylamine oxidoreductase produces MKKLGFILCLLTLALSTSVGWAQEEAESESPPDLYEGTPDWYRAVYKDNVGLSEGAGPFSKYYKPQMLDMYWQPNRHYEPMKNLDHSIFIEQERRDLCVICHEEATPGIVADWRSSGHKNPKSTPYLSSRTALIEQHTGRVLNEVHCFDCHADTEKKQIRMPTGEVCGECHRQQFDEFLREREMGRPNHLQSWEANTIVPWYAEAGRRGYMYGQHGCDMCHSGAEKCDVCHTRHKFSAVEGRQPEACMTCHMGPDHPDAESYAESKHGVIYEKQEEHYDFTKPLVEVRPGKDYRTPTCQFCHMYEKHGRFIHNPVMKGIWRMGTIPPSNLEYTSSLKDYPYGINIIPDKIDIYSEENIEKRSYWLEVCANCHSDRFADTYLKSLDQFMFQAHTLADQAQKIVEDLIADGVLYPNAADRDPYPLSDGIVKELSPAFLGEPIYNAFKTLKGQFHVVGPILGVYGMFLQQQDNPSNIENMYNRLWFWYKSQGYKGTAHAQQDVSWWWGQAPMMMELTKIQSEAARLRKEAELAK; encoded by the coding sequence ATGAAAAAGTTAGGATTTATTTTGTGTTTGTTGACCTTGGCACTGTCCACATCTGTTGGATGGGCACAGGAAGAAGCTGAGAGCGAATCTCCACCAGATTTATACGAAGGTACTCCTGATTGGTACAGGGCGGTTTACAAAGATAACGTGGGGTTGAGCGAGGGCGCAGGCCCTTTTTCGAAATATTACAAGCCGCAGATGCTGGATATGTACTGGCAGCCAAACAGGCATTATGAGCCGATGAAAAATCTGGATCATTCTATCTTTATTGAACAGGAACGAAGGGACCTGTGTGTCATATGCCATGAAGAAGCAACCCCTGGTATTGTCGCTGATTGGAGAAGCTCCGGACATAAAAACCCAAAAAGCACTCCTTATTTATCAAGCAGAACGGCACTTATTGAGCAACATACCGGTAGGGTTTTGAATGAAGTTCACTGTTTTGATTGTCACGCCGATACGGAGAAGAAGCAGATTCGCATGCCGACCGGTGAAGTTTGCGGTGAATGCCACAGACAACAGTTTGATGAGTTTTTAAGGGAACGGGAAATGGGCCGACCCAATCATCTTCAGTCCTGGGAGGCGAATACCATAGTTCCATGGTATGCTGAAGCAGGACGGAGAGGTTACATGTACGGGCAACATGGTTGTGATATGTGTCATTCCGGTGCTGAAAAATGTGACGTATGTCATACCCGACATAAATTCAGCGCCGTTGAAGGAAGACAGCCGGAGGCCTGTATGACCTGTCATATGGGGCCGGATCATCCGGACGCTGAATCCTATGCAGAGTCAAAACATGGTGTTATTTATGAAAAACAAGAAGAACATTATGATTTTACGAAGCCCTTAGTCGAGGTTCGGCCTGGTAAAGACTATCGTACACCAACCTGCCAGTTCTGCCATATGTATGAAAAGCATGGTCGGTTCATTCACAATCCGGTGATGAAGGGTATTTGGCGTATGGGTACGATACCGCCTTCAAACCTGGAATACACATCTTCTTTGAAGGATTATCCTTATGGGATTAATATTATTCCTGATAAGATTGATATCTATTCAGAAGAGAATATTGAAAAAAGGTCGTATTGGCTGGAAGTTTGTGCTAATTGTCATAGTGATCGGTTTGCCGATACGTATTTAAAGTCTTTGGACCAGTTCATGTTTCAGGCGCATACCCTTGCAGATCAAGCACAGAAAATTGTTGAAGATCTGATTGCAGACGGTGTTCTGTATCCCAATGCCGCCGATCGGGATCCATACCCATTGAGTGATGGAATTGTAAAGGAACTTAGTCCTGCATTCCTCGGTGAGCCTATTTACAATGCCTTTAAGACATTAAAAGGTCAGTTTCATGTGGTGGGACCAATCCTTGGCGTTTATGGCATGTTCTTGCAGCAGCAGGATAATCCGTCTAACATTGAGAACATGTATAACCGCTTGTGGTTCTGGTATAAGTCTCAGGGTTACAAAGGTACTGCCCATGCCCAACAGGACGTTTCCTGGTGGTGGGGACAGGCGCCTATGATGATGGAATTAACGAAAATCCAATCAGAAGCGGCAAGATTACGCAAAGAAGCAGAGCTTGCAAAGTAA
- the hemC gene encoding hydroxymethylbilane synthase has translation MRNEKGVVVGSRGSKLALIQTNWVISKLKQLNPGVEFQLEKISTRGDKITDVPLSRLGGVGLFTKELEVALINEKIDIAVHSAKDLPTEIDNELTIGATPEREDPHDALISANNETLESLPKKARIGTSSLRRRAHLLAFRPDFQILDLRGNLDTRIKKLENGEMDAIIVAHAGLIRMGYTGTISQVIPFDIMLPAVAQGALGIEIRKDDSRTKDIISEFNDKETKVAVEAERSLLAKLEGGCQVPIGAHAHIQENTLHLEAIICSLEGNRVVRDKQSGPIDQAVKIGNELAQRMLENGGEEILREIRQKYSESINHI, from the coding sequence TTGAGAAATGAAAAAGGCGTTGTTGTGGGCTCAAGAGGTAGTAAACTGGCGTTAATTCAAACAAACTGGGTTATATCAAAACTCAAGCAATTAAATCCTGGAGTTGAGTTTCAATTAGAAAAAATTTCTACGCGAGGCGACAAAATTACCGATGTTCCCCTATCGCGCTTAGGAGGTGTCGGTCTTTTCACCAAGGAACTTGAAGTCGCTTTGATCAATGAAAAAATAGATATCGCCGTTCACAGCGCCAAGGATTTGCCAACCGAGATAGACAATGAATTAACTATCGGCGCAACTCCTGAGAGGGAAGACCCCCATGATGCGCTTATCAGCGCTAATAACGAAACGTTAGAAAGCTTACCGAAGAAAGCACGGATTGGAACGAGCAGTCTTCGCAGAAGAGCGCATTTACTTGCCTTTAGGCCAGATTTTCAAATCCTCGATCTGCGTGGCAACCTGGATACCCGGATCAAAAAATTAGAGAACGGAGAAATGGATGCTATTATTGTGGCTCACGCAGGCTTGATACGGATGGGATATACTGGCACCATCAGTCAAGTCATCCCTTTCGATATCATGCTCCCAGCGGTAGCGCAAGGCGCGCTCGGTATAGAAATACGCAAAGATGACAGCCGTACCAAGGACATTATTTCAGAATTTAATGACAAAGAAACCAAGGTTGCCGTTGAGGCAGAACGTTCCTTACTGGCAAAACTTGAAGGAGGATGCCAGGTCCCTATCGGAGCACACGCACACATACAGGAAAACACATTACACCTTGAGGCAATTATTTGTTCACTGGAAGGTAATCGAGTTGTGCGCGATAAACAAAGTGGTCCAATCGATCAGGCAGTAAAAATAGGAAATGAACTTGCCCAGAGGATGTTAGAAAATGGTGGAGAGGAAATTTTGCGAGAAATACGGCAAAAATATAGCGAAAGCATTAATCATATATGA
- a CDS encoding HD domain-containing protein, with translation MTKESQVSLFDMIVGLSETIDLVDPSLVNHHMQVAYIAYCIGEELGLPRKQKSELILAGSLHDIGFHHLRERMNVLRFEVDSPHKHSELGYLFLNKFEPFSKIATLVRYHHVSWNRKDMTTAVEQQTLHGSSFYLMEEDQVPLGSYVLHLADRVAVLIDKKQEILVQVDTICQKIKEQSGKLFMPKVVKAFLKIAAREYFWLEATVSSLDVVLSSKVKLPTLDLDTENLISFSRFFSRIVDFRSPFSAAHSCGVAAVAEILAKYAGFSKQECQWMKSAGYLHDIGKIVVPVEILEKTDKLTDEEFAIIRKHSFYTHRILKRIGAFKDIIWWASFHHERLSGDGYPFHAAEENIPLGARVLAVANVFSALMEKQAYRNSLTEDKVLEVLKQLSEGLALDSKMVSLLLLHFNEINSARIAAQETATKEYQKMEYILTHPE, from the coding sequence ATGACAAAAGAATCGCAGGTTTCCCTTTTTGATATGATTGTAGGTTTGTCTGAAACCATTGATTTAGTGGATCCTTCTCTGGTAAACCACCACATGCAGGTGGCGTATATTGCATACTGTATCGGTGAGGAGTTGGGTTTACCAAGAAAACAGAAGAGTGAATTGATTTTGGCTGGAAGTTTACATGATATCGGGTTTCATCATCTCCGTGAGAGAATGAATGTGTTGCGATTTGAGGTGGATTCTCCCCATAAGCATTCCGAGTTAGGCTATTTATTTTTGAATAAGTTTGAGCCTTTTTCAAAAATTGCCACTCTTGTACGATATCACCACGTATCGTGGAACAGAAAGGATATGACCACTGCGGTTGAACAACAGACGTTGCATGGCAGCTCTTTTTACCTTATGGAAGAAGATCAAGTGCCTCTTGGTAGTTATGTGTTGCATCTGGCAGACAGAGTGGCGGTCCTTATTGATAAAAAACAGGAAATACTTGTGCAGGTTGACACTATTTGCCAGAAGATAAAAGAGCAGTCTGGGAAACTGTTTATGCCGAAAGTGGTTAAGGCCTTTTTGAAGATAGCAGCCAGGGAATACTTTTGGCTCGAAGCAACAGTTTCTTCTCTGGATGTGGTATTGTCGAGTAAGGTAAAGCTGCCCACCCTTGATTTGGATACGGAGAATCTCATATCCTTTTCCAGATTTTTTTCCAGAATTGTTGATTTTAGGAGCCCGTTTTCTGCTGCCCATTCCTGTGGTGTTGCGGCGGTTGCGGAAATACTGGCTAAATATGCAGGGTTTTCGAAGCAAGAATGCCAGTGGATGAAGAGTGCCGGATATCTTCATGATATCGGTAAAATTGTTGTGCCGGTAGAAATACTGGAAAAAACGGATAAGCTGACAGATGAAGAATTTGCCATAATTCGAAAACATTCTTTCTATACACACCGTATCTTAAAGCGTATCGGGGCGTTTAAAGATATCATTTGGTGGGCTTCTTTTCATCATGAACGTCTGTCTGGCGATGGGTATCCTTTTCATGCCGCGGAAGAAAATATTCCATTAGGCGCGCGTGTCTTAGCTGTGGCGAATGTATTTTCAGCCCTTATGGAGAAACAGGCATATAGGAATAGTTTGACGGAGGATAAGGTTCTAGAGGTATTGAAACAGTTGTCTGAAGGATTGGCATTGGACTCGAAAATGGTATCGTTACTTTTGTTACATTTTAATGAGATAAACTCTGCCCGCATTGCTGCCCAAGAGACAGCGACGAAGGAATATCAAAAGATGGAGTATATATTGACTCATCCAGAGTAA
- a CDS encoding ABC transporter permease, whose product MSVVLSPFKMIGSYFHAFIRELGRMGCFLAVCIFWMFLPPYLIRRIIKQINFIGVKTILVIVLTGTFTGMVLALQIYFTLVRFGAESRLGPVVALSLIKELGPVICALMVTGRAGSAIAAEIGIMRISEQIDALDAMALNSYKYLIIPNLLAGLISLPLLNAIFVVLGVYGGYSIGVGLMGMSSGTYFGGINDFVGLRDILEGLYKSISFGVLITWISCYKGYFTGYGAEGVSKATTQAVVISSVVILIWDYFLTSILVA is encoded by the coding sequence ATGAGTGTAGTGCTATCTCCATTTAAAATGATTGGAAGCTATTTCCACGCGTTCATAAGGGAATTGGGGCGTATGGGGTGCTTTCTTGCCGTATGCATATTTTGGATGTTTTTGCCGCCGTATTTAATACGGAGAATTATAAAGCAAATTAATTTTATTGGCGTAAAGACTATTCTTGTCATTGTGCTGACAGGCACGTTTACCGGAATGGTTCTGGCATTACAGATTTATTTCACGCTGGTCAGGTTTGGCGCCGAATCAAGATTGGGGCCGGTAGTTGCCCTATCGTTAATCAAAGAGCTTGGGCCGGTTATCTGTGCTTTGATGGTTACAGGGCGTGCGGGTTCCGCCATAGCAGCAGAAATCGGTATAATGAGGATCTCCGAACAAATCGACGCCCTGGATGCCATGGCTTTAAATTCATATAAGTATCTTATCATACCGAATTTACTTGCAGGCCTTATATCCCTTCCGCTCCTGAATGCAATCTTTGTTGTTTTGGGTGTTTACGGGGGATATTCTATCGGTGTAGGTCTTATGGGTATGTCCAGCGGAACATATTTTGGTGGTATTAATGATTTTGTCGGGCTTCGTGATATCCTTGAAGGCTTATACAAATCCATAAGCTTTGGTGTGTTGATAACGTGGATAAGCTGTTATAAAGGATATTTTACGGGATATGGGGCTGAAGGTGTAAGTAAGGCAACAACACAAGCGGTAGTGATTTCGTCCGTTGTCATCTTGATATGGGATTATTTTTTGACGTCGATACT